One segment of Babesia bigemina genome assembly Bbig001, chromosome : II DNA contains the following:
- a CDS encoding conserved hypothetcial protein, putative: MAKEEGRRLKRGLSLVHPSNHSYYRFLLSELERWRRIGNRCKVSSLNRAVNALERYPMPIYNTDNAVAMSGVGLNTTKVFERAIEKHGVPVVNRTQCAAYVETVLGRIRSFIANTEFDDETVATSKEWRPVRYSSAWTFIMVLGLYADGDTKLSVETILQRSKELIERMPKCRLTNLDFVRTLVEKSIVDFVYPAKQDEGNVEFNSKKRRFYLYGLTQWGQTLAEEIISGCEVPISNRRLQADVFSQTQRSQQVPPGVYAAIPRSQAGTGDVVDISDDQEHTASASDYYSEYLSDSDEEMEDILVASGNSLNPPGNGSPTSSQCQKDTDVKLTQISIDEQAIEQVDPNVLLSFKCNDPSQYVGDGTVGKLKIKGAYTSISNYRYTSNSNHPSATGKMVPKVETRPLPITEVCVISDSTQSLDSVPKTAGSNKDATSPLQSQASSRLGAASQVMGSQAGAEQVSAMAVGSQAGEATLQDINCETPKVSDANTAHIVVKTPVAAKDRSVAPKMECGSEGFRTPDPSSSADEAAPNQQTNDDAIGKTGEYLSPQNGEDESVYSDSPYSDDSLDITDVTSDRYRRLMDDYHGASQCYSQSSDHNGAPMLELGSQMVGAERDTAANDLGAVDHEATQPTRQHTIQSSQLEDTESYPNHPSRSSQLVDTPLAARLTQSQVKRTGLEAQEQEPIEIDSSSSSPIDSPIPAPKSATRSELLQLTIRSVAMSPQKDPPSHLCRRLQSRQGIAVPDGPEGYEVVTVVDNREVNDADGRYKRRIVDLFSAAGKPVVFRQLPLGDVIWVLRRKNQGAEGDAPAVTAENDLVDLIMSQEEDPDEKRANAATRSGARNPNATAAPKTANRGAKRRKASGANDQLADSFVLDWVLERKTTVDLAASICDGRYDDQKIRLLRLIGFKHVCYVFEDIDARAVVGRTKMHKGVNAAAITSARVRTQMVTGFNVLRTTGMPHTAASILAMHRHIESRTHEYMREANTTSGEFLQLWIQSRYMPLAQWKVRNRKRNQLTFRDLFGKQLRAIPGCSEATTEAMLAAWPTPYAFAHALSNSNLAHINETLGKHRRRGKRAPVNSSSALLQDEATSAARSAEVTAHAGQLALVAAMWSWQVQAGHVH; the protein is encoded by the exons ATGGCGAAAGAGGAAGGACGGCGCTTGAAGCGCGGGCTTTCTCTCGTGCACCCGTCAAACCACTCGTACTACAGGTTCCTGCTGTCCGAACTGGAACGATGGAGGCGTATAGGGAACCGCTGCAAGGTTTCCTCTCTCAACAGG GCAGTCAATGCTCTCGAGAGGTACCCGATGCCTATATACAACACGGACAATGCTGTCGCCATGTCCGGAGTGGGCTTGAACACCACCAAGGTGTTCGAAAG GGCAATCGAGAAACACGGGGTACCGGTGGTCAATAGGACCCAATGCGCGGCGTACGTAGAAACTGTTTTGGGCCGCATCAGGTCGTTCATCGCGAACACCGAATTCGACGACGAGACTGTGGCTACATCGAAGGAGTGGCGACCGGTACGCTACTCGAGCGCATGGACGTTCATCATGGTGCTCGGGCTGTACGCCGACGGCGACACCAAGCTCTCCGTTGAGACCATCCTGCAGCGCTCCAAGGAGCTGATCGAGCGCATGCCCAAGTGCCGTCTGACCAACCTCGACTTCGTCCGCACGCTAGTTGAGAAGTCCATTGTGGACTTCGTCTACCCGGCAAAACAGGACGAGGGCAACGTCGAGTTCAACTCCAAAAAAAGACGGTTCTACCTGTACGGGCTCACGCAGTGGGGACAGACGCTGGCTGAGGAAATCATATCCGGCTGCGAGGTCCCAATCTCAAACAGACGGCTGCAAGCTGACGTTTTCTCACAGACCCAACGGTCGCAACAGGTGCCGCCAGGGGTATACGCCGCCATCCCGAGGAGCCAGGCCGGCACTGGGGATGTTGTTGACATCTCGGATGATCAGGAGCATACCGCCAGCGCCAGCGACTATTATAGCGAGTACCTAAGCGACTCCGACGAGGAGATGGAGGACATTTTGGTCGCCAGTGGGAATAGTCTCAACCCCCCAGGAAATGGCTCACCAACATCATCGCAATGCCAGAAAGATACTGACGTGAAACTCACGCAAATCAGCATTGATGAACAAGCAATTGAGCAAGTTGATCCAAATGTGCTCCTTTCGTTCAAATGCAACGACCCCTCACAATACGTGGGTGACGGGACCGTTGGGAAGCTGAAAATCAAAGGCGCCTACACAAGCATCTCAAACTACAGATACACAAGCAACTCAAATCACCCATCAGCGACTGGTAAAATGGTTCCTAAAGTTGAAACTCGCCCGTTGCCCATAACCGAGGTCTGCGTCATATCGGACTCGACGCAGAGCCTCGACAGCGTCCCCAAAACCGCGGGTTCGAACAAAGATGCAACCAGCCCCTTGCAGTCGCAAGCCAGCAGCCGATTGGGTGCCGCATCGCAGGTCATGGGCTCACAAGCAGGTGCCGAACAAGTTTCAGCAATGGCGGTGGGCTCCCAAGCGGGCGAGGCCACTCTACAAGACATCAACTGTGAGACCCCGAAAGTGTCTGATGCCAACACCGCCCACATCGTGGTGAAAACTCCGGTGGCTGCAAAAGACCGCAGCGTCGCTCCGAAAATGGAGTGCGGTTCCGAAGGGTTCAGGACTCCGGATccatccagcagcgccgatGAAGCAGCGCCAAATCAGCAAACCAATGATGATGCGATTGGCAAAACTGGGGAGTATCTGAGCCCCCAAAACGGTGAAGATGAGTCTGTTTACAGCGACTCGCCGTATTCCGACGACTCTCTCGACATCACGGACGTCACGTCCGACAGATATCGCAGGCTCATGGACGACTACCACGGCGCGTCTCAGTGCTACAGCCAGAGCAGTGATCACAACGGCGCCCCCATGCTAGAACTGGGGTCGCAGATGGTCGGAGCTGAGAGGGACACGGCAGCCAACGACCTAGGTGCCGTTGACCACGAAGCCACGCAACCTACAAGGCAGCACACTATCCAGTCTAGTCAGTTGGAAGACACGGAATCCTACCCAAACCATCCAAGTCGCAGCTCACAGCTGGTCGACACGCCACTGGCTGCCCGGCTGACGCAGTCGCAAGTGAAGCGAACCGGACTGGAAGCACAGGAGCAGGAGCCCATCGAGATAGACAGCTCATCTTCGAGTCCCATTGATTCCCCAATCCCAGCTCCCAAGTCAGCTACTCGTTCAGAATTGCTGCAATTGACCATACGGTCAGTTGCGATGTCGCCGCAGAAGGACCCGCCATCTCACTTGTGCAGGCGGCTCCAAAGCAGGCAGGGAATCGCCGTTCCAGACGGCCCTGAGGGGTACGAGGTCGTCACCGTCGTGGACAACCGGGAAGTGAACGACGCCGATGGGAGGTACAAAAGGAGGATCGTGGACCTCTtcagcgccgccggcaAGCCCGTGGTGTTCCGGCAGCTGCCGCTGGGCGACGTCATTTGGGTGCTGCGTCGCAAGAATCAGGGAGCGGAAGGCGACGCTCCTGCTGTAACTGCAGAGAACGATCTTGTCGATCTAATCATGTCGCAGGAAGAGGACCCAGATGAGAAACGGGCGAATGCGGCCACGCGGTCTGGCGCCAGGAACCCCAACGCCACTGCGGCGCCCAAAACTGCCAATAGAGGCGCAAAGAGGCGCAAAGCGTCGGGCGCCAATGACCAGCTGGCCGACAGCTTCGTGCTGGATTGGGTGCTGGAACGCAAGACGACGGTCGACCTGGCGGCCAGCATCTGCGACGGCAGGTACGACGACCAGAAGATACGCCTGCTGAGGCTCATCGGGTTCAAGCACGTCTGCTACGTGTTCGAGGACATCGACGCGCGGGCAGTTGTGGGCCGTACTAAAATGCACAAGGGCGTGAACGCCGCGGCCATAACGTCAGCGCGCGTCCGCACGCAGATGGTCACGGGGTTCAACGTGTTGAGGACGACGGGCATGCCGCACACGGCCGCGAGCATCCTGGCGATGCACCGGCACATTGAGAGCCGCACGCACGAGTACATGCGTGAGGCGAACACAACGTCCGGCGAGTTCCTGCAACTGTGGATCCAAAGCAGGTACATGCCGCTGGCGCAGTGGAAGGTCCGGAATCGCAAGCGCAACCAGCTGACGTTCCGCGACCTGTTCGGTAAGCAGCTGAGGGCCATCCCGGGGTGCAGCGAGGCCACCACCGAGGCGATGCTCGCCGCGTGGCCCACCCCGTACGCGTTCGCGCACGCCCTCAGCAACTCCAACCTGGCGCACATCAACGAGACGCTCGGCAAGCACAGGCGGAGGGGGAAACGCGCCCCCGTCAACAGCTCG AGCGCTCTACTGCAAGACGAAGCCACGTCAGCGGCGCGTTCAGCAGAGGTAACGGCGCACGCTGGGCAGTTGGCGCTGGTAGCTGCTATGTGGTCCTGGCAGGTACAGGCTGGTCATGTCCACTGA